ATGAGGCCACGGCACCCAGTCGTCTCGTCGACCGTCGCTTCGGACGGGCCGGCGAGAGCAAGCACAGGCCCGCGACGACCGCCGACTACGCGCTCTTTGTACCGACCTCGTGACCGGCCAGCGGTGCCGCTACGGTGACGACGCCCCCGACCAGTCCACCCGCCAGCGCGAGCGGGACCGACGGGGCCAGCAGGCCGGTCACCGCGAGCGCCGGCCCCGCGACCGCGAAGCCGAGGAGCGTGGCGAGGACACCGCCACGGCGGGTGTCCGGAATCGCCAGGAGGCGATCGCCAGCGACCAGCCAGGCCGCCGTCCCGCCGACACACAGCCCGACGGTGGCGACCAGTTCCGGATGGGGACCCACGACCGTGAGGCCGAACAGCGCCACTGCCGCCGCGAGGCCGAAGGCCCGTCGGGGCGTCCCCAGGACGCCCACCACGACGAGGAGATACGCGAGACCCACCCCTGCCCCGGCGAGCACGTCGACGAGGTAGTGGACGCCGAGCGCGAGCCGAGAGAGGGAGACGAGCGCGACGAGGCCGGCGGCGAGCGCGGCGCGGCGACGGAGGGGACCCACGCGGACGGCCCACGCGAGCCCGCCGAAGACGACTGTCGTCCCCAGCGCGTGGCCGCTGGGGAAGCCGAAGCCGTCGCCGGTCGCCAGCCACGCGTACACCCCCTCCAGGGCCGCCGGGACGAGCGCGGCCTGGGGAGCCACGCCCGCGTCGGGCGGCCGGGCCAGGCCGAACAGCGGCTTGAGCGTCGTGAGCAACGCGACGGTCCCGAACAGGAGCGCCACGACCGTCGCCGCCCGCTCGCGGTCGACGCCCGCGCCGACCTGTGGCGTGGACCGGCCGAGCCAGTAGAGCAGCCCCACGACGACTGTGAGAAACCAGAGGTCACCGAGCTGGGTCACCAGGGCGAAGGGAACGACCGCGGGACCGAGGGCCTCGCCGAGCCACTCGGTGATGCCGATCGCGCGCACGGTCAGCCCCGCAGCCGATCGAGCAGGCGTCGCGGGATGCCCGCGGCACCGATCCCCAGACCGGTGACGAGCATCACGACGTAGAGCCCGAGCGTCGAGAGCCAGATCACGATCATCGCCAGCACGGCCCAGAGACCCTGGTCCTGGAGGTAGTAGAAGGCACCGAGGGTCATGGCGGTGCCGTACAGCAAGACGAGGTACGGCCCCCAGCCACGGGCGTGGCCCCGCCGGAGTTCGCGGCGAACGTACCGGCGGAGGTCGTCTTTAACCGCGTCGCGATGGAGCGTCCGGTCCTCGATGTCCTCGCGGAACGACTCCAGTTCGGCGCGCAGTTCGTCGAGCTCTTCCTGTGTCGGATTGTCCCGCCGCGCGGGATCGTCGGGCGGGGGCGTCTCGCCGCCGCTGCCAGCCGCGTGGCGCTCGCTCGACGGCGTGCTGTCGGCGTCGTCCCCGTCACCCGCGTCCGGTGGGGGCGTCTCCCCGTCCTCGGCTGTCATCGTTGGACCGA
Above is a genomic segment from Halomicrobium sp. LC1Hm containing:
- a CDS encoding phosphatase PAP2 family protein, with protein sequence MRAIGITEWLGEALGPAVVPFALVTQLGDLWFLTVVVGLLYWLGRSTPQVGAGVDRERAATVVALLFGTVALLTTLKPLFGLARPPDAGVAPQAALVPAALEGVYAWLATGDGFGFPSGHALGTTVVFGGLAWAVRVGPLRRRAALAAGLVALVSLSRLALGVHYLVDVLAGAGVGLAYLLVVVGVLGTPRRAFGLAAAVALFGLTVVGPHPELVATVGLCVGGTAAWLVAGDRLLAIPDTRRGGVLATLLGFAVAGPALAVTGLLAPSVPLALAGGLVGGVVTVAAPLAGHEVGTKSA
- a CDS encoding ribonuclease BN, whose protein sequence is MGSASRAGGHVNPDRQLQQAAAHIGPTMTAEDGETPPPDAGDGDDADSTPSSERHAAGSGGETPPPDDPARRDNPTQEELDELRAELESFREDIEDRTLHRDAVKDDLRRYVRRELRRGHARGWGPYLVLLYGTAMTLGAFYYLQDQGLWAVLAMIVIWLSTLGLYVVMLVTGLGIGAAGIPRRLLDRLRG